Within Acidobacteriota bacterium, the genomic segment GTCGTTGCGGCAGACCACGCGGACGCCGTCATTGAGTTCCCGCGCAAGGTAGTCGCCGAGCAGGTCCCGGCCACCATGCGCGGCGAGGTACCTGTCCTGCATCGCCAGTTTCCTGGCGGGCTGATTCGGAACGGCCGCCGACGCCCACACCTGGCAGTGCGGATGGGGATTGCTGCAGCCCATGGCGGCGCCCTTGTTTTCGAACACCTGAACGTAGTGCACAAACTCAAGGCGACTTGCCCGCTCGACCTCGTCGGCCCAGGCATCGACAACGGCCCGGATGCCATCGGTCGTCATGCGCGCGATCGTGATGTCGTGGCGCGGCGAGAAACACAGCACGCGACAGCGACCGGGTTGGGGCTCGGCGACGAGCAGGCCATCCAGCCCGCCGCAATCGGGTCTCTGGGCCCGATCAGTGACGTCGCTTGTCTCGTGGCCGGCGTCGACCAGCGCCGGGAAGTCGTTGTCGAAAGCGAACGTCGTAGCGTATGACGGGTTCGGTTTGCCGTTCGCCCTGGCGTTACCCGGGCACAGGTAGCAGGCGGGATCGTAGGACGGCGCCTCCTCGTCCTGCGCCGGTTCCACGTGGCCGAGCCACGGGCGGGCGAGACGGTGCGGCGACACGAGCACCCATTCGTCTAGTAGCGGGTTGTACCGCCGGTGCGGCCCCGCCAGCAGCGATTGGTCAGGCGCATCCATGGCACACGAGCATACACCGGCAGCGCGTCTATAATCCCCCCATGGCTGTCGTCCCTGGACTCACCCGTCTGCTGGCGTCGCGCGACCTCGATGGACATCGGGTTGGCCTGGTCTGCAACCCCGCCTCGGTCGACGCGGACCTGAATCACGCCGCCGATCTGGTCTTCGCGACGCCCGGCGTCACGCTTGGCGCGATCTTCGGGCCGCAACATGGGTTTCGATCCGATCTGCAGGACAACATGATCGAATCCACGCACGCGGCCGACGCCCGGCGCCGGGTGCCGATCTTCTCGCTGTACAGCGAAACGCGCGAGCCGACCGCCGAAATGCTCAAAGGGCTCGATGCGCTCGTGGTGGACCTTCAGGACATTGGCGCCCGCATCTACACGTTCATCTACACGATGGCGAACTGCCTGCGCGCCGCAGCCCGTCACGGCATTCCCGTCATCGTCTGCGATCGCCCGAATCCGATCGGCGGATTGGCGGTTGAGGGACCAGTCCTCGAGCCAGGGTTCGAGTCGTTCGTCGGGCTGTTTCCCATCCCGATGCGGCACGGCATGACGATCGGTGAACTGGCGCGCCTGTTCAACCAGCAGTACGGCATTGGCGCGAGCCTGACCGTCGTGACCATGGAGGGCTGGTCGCGGACGATGTTCTACGACGAGACCGGCCTGCCCTGGGTGATGCCGTCTCCAAACATGCCCACGCTGGACACGGCCGTTGTCTATCCGGGTGCCGTGCTGTTTGAGGGCACACAGCTTTCCGAGGGGCGTGGCACCACAAGGCCATTCGAGTTGCTCGGCGCCCCCTGGATTGACGCAGAAGCGTTCGCGGCCGACATGAACACCCTCGGCGTGCCCGGAGCGCGTTTCAGGCCCGTCGTGTTCGAACCGACGTTCCAGAAACACGCGCGCACCGCGTGCGGCGGCTGCCAGACGCACGTCGTCGACAGGCGCCGGTTCCTGCCGGTGTTGACGGGGGTGGCGCTGCTCTCCCGCTT encodes:
- the galT gene encoding galactose-1-phosphate uridylyltransferase produces the protein MDAPDQSLLAGPHRRYNPLLDEWVLVSPHRLARPWLGHVEPAQDEEAPSYDPACYLCPGNARANGKPNPSYATTFAFDNDFPALVDAGHETSDVTDRAQRPDCGGLDGLLVAEPQPGRCRVLCFSPRHDITIARMTTDGIRAVVDAWADEVERASRLEFVHYVQVFENKGAAMGCSNPHPHCQVWASAAVPNQPARKLAMQDRYLAAHGGRDLLGDYLARELNDGVRVVCRND
- a CDS encoding DUF1343 domain-containing protein — its product is MAVVPGLTRLLASRDLDGHRVGLVCNPASVDADLNHAADLVFATPGVTLGAIFGPQHGFRSDLQDNMIESTHAADARRRVPIFSLYSETREPTAEMLKGLDALVVDLQDIGARIYTFIYTMANCLRAAARHGIPVIVCDRPNPIGGLAVEGPVLEPGFESFVGLFPIPMRHGMTIGELARLFNQQYGIGASLTVVTMEGWSRTMFYDETGLPWVMPSPNMPTLDTAVVYPGAVLFEGTQLSEGRGTTRPFELLGAPWIDAEAFAADMNTLGVPGARFRPVVFEPTFQKHARTACGGCQTHVVDRRRFLPVLTGVALLSRFYKADPARFAWRQPPYEYEHEKMPIDILAGSASLRQQIEAGVDPFTIAESWTAEVDAFNQIRHQYLLY